A window of Candidatus Afararchaeum irisae contains these coding sequences:
- the metG gene encoding methionine--tRNA ligase, whose protein sequence is MTQDQPTVVTCALPYANGKAHLGHLRTYIPGDALTRSLRKLGRDVILVGGSDMHGTPIVVNSEEEGVEPEEFAMRYHEYFKETFPEIGVEFDSYGHTHQDSNINRTQEIVSTLHDEGYVYEDTMLVAYDPEEDRTLPDRYVEGTCPYCGEEGARGDECDECGRHLEPGEIEEPKSTISGAPAEYVEQEHYFFALSEFKEYLSGFIERLEGTSNAQNQPKQWIEEGLQDWCITRDMDWGVPFPEDGHQSSIDEPADQRSADDDLVLYVWVDAPIEYIASTEEWAKKMGDEDAWETYWRDDDSDIIHVIGGDIIQHHTVFWPAMLHGAGYSEPDAIMASGLVKINDKAFSTSRGRAVWLDDDYLDEGFDPDLIRYYIVSYTGFENDLNFSWDLFQERVNNELVGILGNFVYRSLLLTNDHFDEAPDGEIDDEVREAIEDVRDRFEDAIDDYDLKESVDAAMALAAFGNEYIQKKEPWHLVDEDPEEAGEVLFNCLQISKALALFIEPVMPSSSEEIWDQLREEGDVHDAEFDRALEPVSGGIDEPRQLFEKVSDDKVDELKSRLDERIGDEEGDKEGDEAVELEPVSDETVSFDDFKSLDLRVGEILSADPIEDSDKLVKLQVDIGVEERQLVAGVKQLHDVDDLEGQRIIVVANLEPTEIFGHESQGMLLAAGDEADLLTTVGDAEPGERVQ, encoded by the coding sequence ATGACCCAGGATCAGCCTACTGTAGTTACATGCGCGCTTCCGTACGCCAACGGGAAGGCGCATCTCGGACATCTTCGAACCTATATTCCCGGCGACGCTCTCACGCGTTCACTCCGGAAGCTCGGACGTGACGTCATACTCGTCGGCGGAAGCGACATGCACGGAACCCCGATAGTCGTCAACTCGGAGGAGGAAGGCGTCGAGCCCGAGGAGTTCGCGATGAGGTACCATGAGTACTTCAAGGAGACATTCCCCGAGATAGGCGTCGAGTTCGACAGCTACGGACACACCCACCAGGACTCCAACATAAACAGGACACAGGAGATAGTCTCGACACTCCACGACGAGGGATACGTCTACGAGGACACGATGCTCGTGGCGTACGACCCCGAGGAGGACAGGACTCTTCCCGACAGGTACGTCGAGGGTACGTGTCCCTACTGTGGAGAAGAGGGCGCGAGAGGAGACGAGTGTGACGAATGTGGACGCCATCTCGAACCCGGCGAGATAGAGGAGCCGAAGTCTACGATAAGCGGAGCTCCGGCGGAGTACGTCGAACAGGAACACTACTTCTTCGCGCTCTCGGAGTTCAAGGAGTACCTCTCGGGATTCATAGAACGGTTAGAGGGCACATCGAACGCACAGAACCAGCCCAAGCAGTGGATAGAGGAGGGTCTCCAGGACTGGTGTATAACACGTGACATGGACTGGGGAGTACCCTTCCCCGAAGACGGTCATCAATCTTCGATTGATGAGCCTGCTGATCAGAGATCCGCAGACGATGACCTCGTTCTCTACGTCTGGGTTGACGCTCCGATAGAGTACATCGCATCGACAGAGGAGTGGGCTAAGAAGATGGGAGACGAAGACGCGTGGGAGACCTACTGGAGGGACGACGACTCCGACATAATACACGTCATAGGCGGCGACATAATACAGCACCACACCGTCTTCTGGCCTGCGATGCTCCACGGCGCGGGATACTCGGAGCCCGACGCTATCATGGCTTCGGGACTCGTCAAGATAAACGACAAGGCGTTCTCGACGTCGCGCGGACGCGCCGTCTGGCTCGACGACGACTACCTCGACGAGGGATTCGACCCCGACCTCATACGTTACTACATCGTCTCGTACACGGGATTCGAGAACGACCTCAACTTCTCGTGGGATCTCTTCCAGGAGAGGGTCAACAACGAGTTAGTCGGTATACTCGGCAACTTCGTCTACAGGTCACTCCTACTCACGAACGACCATTTCGACGAGGCTCCCGACGGAGAGATAGACGACGAGGTACGTGAGGCTATCGAGGACGTCCGTGACCGTTTCGAGGACGCCATAGACGACTACGACCTCAAGGAGTCGGTCGATGCCGCTATGGCACTCGCTGCGTTCGGAAACGAGTACATACAGAAGAAGGAGCCGTGGCACCTCGTCGACGAAGACCCCGAAGAGGCGGGCGAGGTTCTCTTCAACTGTCTCCAGATATCGAAGGCACTTGCCCTCTTTATCGAGCCCGTGATGCCGTCTTCCTCCGAGGAGATCTGGGATCAGCTCAGAGAGGAAGGCGACGTCCACGACGCCGAGTTCGACCGCGCACTCGAACCAGTCTCGGGCGGGATAGACGAGCCGCGCCAGCTATTCGAGAAGGTGAGCGACGACAAGGTCGACGAGCTCAAGTCGAGGCTAGACGAGAGGATAGGAGACGAAGAGGGAGACAAGGAAGGCGACGAAGCCGTCGAACTCGAACCAGTCTCCGACGAGACCGTGAGCTTCGACGACTTCAAGAGCCTCGACCTACGTGTCGGAGAGATACTCTCCGCCGATCCGATAGAGGACTCCGATAAGCTCGTGAAGCTTCAGGTCGACATAGGGGTCGAGGAGAGACAGTTAGTAGCCGGAGTCAAACAGCTTCACGATGTCGACGACTTAGAGGGTCAGAGGATAATCGTCGTCGCCAACCTCGAACCCACCGAGATATTCGGACACGAGAGTCAGGGTATGCTCTTAGCGGCGGGCGACGAGGCTGACCTACTCACGACGGTCGGCGACGCAGAGCCCGGCGAGAGGGTGCAGTAG
- the rimI gene encoding ribosomal protein S18-alanine N-acetyltransferase produces the protein MTVPVRTARPHDIDDLIRLEHDCFESPNPRLLIRLCGSSDGLLVYETDGDDDVVGYILAVPVGRRDARVLSFCVDESNRREGYGRTLMLEAVRRLRDKGFERLSLEVRVSNSPAIELYESFGFVRTGRQDGYYEDGEDAYVMEKSL, from the coding sequence TGTCAGAACCGCACGTCCCCACGACATAGACGACCTGATACGTCTCGAACACGACTGTTTCGAGAGTCCCAACCCACGTCTTCTTATACGTCTGTGTGGTTCGTCCGACGGTCTTCTCGTCTACGAGACTGACGGCGACGACGACGTCGTCGGATATATACTCGCTGTCCCCGTCGGACGCCGTGACGCACGTGTACTCTCTTTCTGTGTCGACGAGTCCAACAGGCGCGAGGGTTACGGCAGGACTCTCATGCTCGAAGCCGTGAGACGTCTCCGCGACAAGGGGTTCGAGAGACTCAGCTTAGAGGTACGTGTCTCGAACTCGCCCGCTATCGAACTCTACGAGAGCTTCGGATTCGTGAGGACAGGCAGGCAAGACGGTTATTACGAAGACGGCGAGGACGCCTACGTGATGGAGAAGTCACTCTAA
- the ppsA gene encoding phosphoenolpyruvate synthase — protein sequence MKPSVLWLDEVGKEDLDKVGGKAASLGEMLKVDLPVPGGFVVTAQAYRRFIQETGIEEELFEAVDIDSDDSEALAEAESRARDLILGADVPDDMENDIKEAYSSLGDGDAFTAVRSSATAEDLPDASFAGQQDTYLNIDGGDDVLEHVRECWASLFTQRAIYYRNEQGFPHDKVDIAVVVQEMIDADKSGVMFTSHPSTGEPQMIVEAAWGLGESVVSGAVSPDKYNIDRETKEVTSATVSSKRIMHVKNAQGETVEEEVPEEKRDERVLSEDELLQLLGIGENLEDHYDQPQDVEWAIKDGETYVLQSRPITTISESGVTEDDETTEAEGEAETVIEGLGVSPGLVSGKVRIVETLDELDKVEENDILVAHQTTPDMVPAMKRAGGIVTNEGGLTSHAAIVSRELGSPAVVGTGNALEVLEDGDLITIDGEKGTVKRGRAEPTETEAEEREKTAEKPKPSSHQPVTATEVKVNVSIPEAAERAAETGADGVGLLRMEHMILNLGKTPGRYIRDNGERAYIDRIVQGVQEVADAFYPRPVRVRTLDAPSDEFRNLEGGDEEPVEHNPMLGYRGIRRSLDEPDLFNLELRAFRKLYDMGYDNVEIMLPLVHDASQVREAKSLMERSGLDLEEASWGVMVETPASALIIDDIIDEGIDFVSFGTNDLTQYTLAVDRNNENVARLYDEMHPAVLSLIEDVIEKCNANDVKSSICGQAGSKPEMVEFLIENGVTSVSANIDAVGEIRDRTARVERRLMLDEARGN from the coding sequence ATGAAACCATCAGTCTTGTGGCTCGACGAGGTCGGCAAGGAAGACCTCGACAAAGTAGGGGGCAAGGCGGCTTCGCTCGGCGAGATGCTCAAGGTCGACCTTCCCGTACCCGGAGGCTTCGTGGTGACGGCTCAGGCGTACAGGAGGTTCATACAGGAGACAGGAATAGAGGAAGAGCTCTTCGAGGCTGTCGACATAGACTCCGACGACTCCGAGGCTCTCGCAGAGGCGGAGTCGAGGGCGCGCGACCTCATACTCGGGGCGGACGTCCCCGACGACATGGAGAACGACATAAAGGAAGCCTACTCTTCTCTCGGAGACGGCGACGCATTCACCGCCGTACGTTCGTCGGCTACCGCCGAGGATCTCCCCGACGCGTCGTTCGCGGGGCAGCAGGACACCTACCTCAACATAGACGGCGGCGACGACGTCCTCGAACACGTCAGGGAGTGCTGGGCTTCTCTATTCACACAGAGGGCGATCTACTACAGGAACGAACAGGGCTTCCCACACGACAAGGTCGACATCGCCGTCGTAGTACAGGAGATGATCGACGCCGACAAGAGCGGGGTCATGTTCACCTCCCATCCCTCTACGGGAGAGCCACAAATGATAGTCGAGGCAGCATGGGGTCTCGGCGAGTCGGTCGTCAGCGGCGCGGTCTCACCCGACAAGTACAACATAGACAGGGAGACGAAGGAGGTCACCTCGGCGACCGTCTCCTCGAAACGCATAATGCATGTCAAGAACGCACAGGGAGAGACAGTCGAGGAGGAAGTCCCCGAGGAAAAACGTGACGAGAGGGTTCTGAGCGAGGACGAACTACTACAGCTTCTCGGTATAGGTGAGAACCTCGAAGACCACTACGACCAGCCACAGGACGTCGAGTGGGCTATAAAGGACGGAGAGACATACGTTCTCCAGTCACGTCCCATCACGACTATATCCGAGTCGGGCGTGACTGAGGACGACGAGACGACAGAAGCCGAGGGAGAAGCCGAGACAGTCATAGAGGGACTTGGAGTCTCACCCGGTCTCGTCAGCGGGAAAGTACGTATAGTCGAGACACTCGACGAGCTCGACAAGGTCGAGGAAAACGACATACTCGTAGCCCACCAGACGACCCCCGACATGGTTCCCGCGATGAAACGCGCGGGCGGTATAGTGACTAACGAGGGGGGTCTCACGAGCCACGCAGCGATAGTCTCACGTGAACTCGGAAGTCCCGCAGTCGTAGGAACCGGAAACGCTCTCGAAGTCCTCGAAGACGGCGACTTAATAACCATAGACGGCGAGAAGGGAACTGTCAAGAGAGGACGTGCCGAGCCCACCGAGACAGAAGCCGAGGAACGCGAGAAGACGGCTGAGAAGCCGAAACCGTCGTCCCACCAGCCTGTGACCGCGACCGAGGTCAAGGTCAACGTCTCGATACCCGAGGCGGCAGAGAGAGCCGCCGAGACGGGAGCCGACGGAGTGGGTCTCCTGAGGATGGAACATATGATACTCAACCTCGGGAAGACCCCGGGACGTTACATACGTGACAACGGAGAGCGCGCCTACATAGACCGAATAGTACAGGGCGTACAGGAAGTAGCCGATGCATTCTACCCGCGCCCCGTACGTGTCAGGACACTCGACGCGCCGAGCGACGAGTTCAGAAACCTCGAAGGCGGCGACGAGGAGCCAGTCGAACACAACCCGATGCTCGGATACCGAGGAATAAGAAGGTCACTCGACGAGCCCGACCTCTTCAACCTCGAACTCCGCGCATTCAGGAAGCTCTACGACATGGGGTACGACAACGTCGAGATAATGCTTCCCCTCGTCCACGACGCGTCACAGGTACGTGAGGCGAAGAGTCTGATGGAGAGGTCGGGTCTCGACCTCGAGGAGGCTTCTTGGGGCGTGATGGTCGAGACCCCCGCGAGCGCGCTCATAATCGACGACATCATAGACGAGGGCATCGACTTCGTGAGCTTCGGGACGAACGACCTCACACAGTACACCCTCGCGGTCGACAGAAACAACGAGAACGTCGCACGTCTCTACGACGAGATGCATCCCGCCGTCCTGTCGCTCATAGAGGACGTCATAGAGAAATGTAACGCAAACGACGTCAAGTCGAGCATCTGTGGTCAGGCGGGGAGCAAGCCCGAGATGGTCGAGTTCCTGATCGAGAACGGCGTCACGAGCGTCTCGGCTAACATAGACGCAGTTGGCGAGATACGTGACAGAACAGCGAGGGTCGAGAGACGTCTGATGCTCGACGAGGCGAGGGGCAACTAA
- a CDS encoding metallophosphoesterase has protein sequence MLVLGDAHADDPEKRRALLDAYAEADDGVALQVGDLLYYDLPYDTYFIAGNNEEFDVIELLRRGEEIDNLCLVSQRQTVEVEGLRIAGLSGNYAPTKYDSERQELEGDDRRHFTRGEVEAAKRLEDVDLFLAHEAPHGLLEKNGYDVGKTPIDEILRSVEPQLCLVGHHHEHAESVFGETRVVSLAPVWESYYRLDPESLILKDKRT, from the coding sequence TTGCTAGTCTTAGGCGACGCACACGCCGACGATCCCGAGAAGAGGCGCGCTCTCTTAGACGCATACGCCGAAGCCGACGACGGTGTCGCTCTACAGGTCGGCGACCTACTCTACTACGACCTGCCGTACGACACTTATTTTATAGCCGGAAACAACGAGGAGTTCGACGTCATAGAGTTACTGAGACGTGGCGAGGAGATCGATAATCTGTGTCTCGTGAGCCAGAGACAGACTGTCGAGGTCGAGGGTCTGAGGATCGCGGGTCTCTCGGGCAACTACGCCCCCACGAAGTACGACTCAGAGAGACAAGAACTCGAGGGCGACGACAGACGCCATTTCACGAGAGGGGAGGTCGAGGCGGCGAAACGTCTCGAAGACGTCGACCTCTTCTTAGCACACGAGGCTCCCCACGGTCTTTTAGAGAAAAACGGCTACGACGTCGGGAAAACTCCGATAGACGAGATTCTGCGGTCGGTCGAGCCCCAACTGTGTCTCGTGGGACACCACCACGAACACGCCGAGTCAGTCTTCGGAGAGACACGTGTCGTGAGTCTCGCTCCTGTCTGGGAGTCTTATTACAGACTCGACCCTGAGAGCCTGATACTGAAGGACAAAAGAACGTGA
- the panD gene encoding aspartate 1-decarboxylase gives MQVEKFKSKIHRATITETDLSYEGSITVGRDLLEAAGISEYERVQVVNVTNGERFETYTIEGEDGEICTNGAAARLGEVGDTVIIISYGVYAEDEDPDPTVVKVDDENRIV, from the coding sequence ATGCAGGTCGAGAAGTTCAAATCGAAGATACACCGTGCCACGATTACAGAGACTGACCTATCGTACGAGGGGAGCATCACGGTAGGCAGAGACCTACTCGAAGCCGCGGGAATCTCCGAGTACGAGAGGGTACAGGTCGTCAACGTCACGAACGGAGAGAGGTTTGAGACCTACACCATAGAGGGAGAAGACGGCGAGATCTGTACTAACGGCGCGGCGGCACGTCTCGGAGAGGTCGGCGACACCGTCATAATAATCTCATACGGCGTCTACGCCGAGGACGAAGACCCCGATCCGACTGTCGTCAAGGTCGACGACGAAAACCGGATCGTATAA
- a CDS encoding sodium:phosphate symporter: protein MYLPATVLGYLAKDSLYPVFETGVSSGYTYLGGGLSVSPFRYLTRLSLESFGGFASAVLAVFLLFGSLRILDSLSETIDINLFRKNYLDHLRNRWLWLLFGLTATALTASVAFSIGIVVPFYNRGYVKRKEMVPYILGANISTLFDTFVASLALTSPKGTTVIVYLFAVSTVVTVGILVFYDSYYAGVEYVHDRLVEDRRFLAGFLVVILGLPLCLLLV, encoded by the coding sequence GTGTATCTCCCCGCGACAGTCCTCGGCTACTTAGCCAAAGACAGTCTTTACCCTGTCTTCGAGACCGGAGTCAGTTCGGGATACACGTATCTGGGAGGGGGTCTCTCTGTGAGTCCTTTTCGGTATCTTACCCGTCTATCACTCGAATCCTTCGGCGGCTTTGCCTCGGCGGTGCTGGCTGTCTTTCTTCTCTTTGGAAGCCTCAGGATACTCGACAGCCTCTCCGAGACTATCGACATAAATCTGTTCCGGAAGAACTACCTCGACCATCTCCGCAACAGATGGCTCTGGCTACTCTTCGGTCTTACTGCGACAGCCCTCACGGCGAGCGTCGCCTTCTCGATAGGCATAGTCGTGCCCTTCTACAACAGAGGCTACGTCAAACGCAAGGAGATGGTGCCCTACATACTCGGCGCGAACATCAGCACTCTCTTTGACACATTCGTAGCTAGCCTCGCACTCACTTCCCCCAAGGGAACCACAGTCATTGTCTACCTCTTCGCCGTCTCGACAGTCGTCACAGTCGGCATACTCGTCTTCTACGACAGTTACTACGCCGGAGTCGAGTACGTGCACGACCGTCTCGTCGAGGACAGACGGTTCCTCGCGGGCTTCTTAGTCGTGATACTCGGTCTGCCTCTCTGTCTCTTACTCGTCTGA
- a CDS encoding UPF0058 family protein, with the protein MHKDELIHLHSLMVEVRKYFEENENVEGNPFEDYDSLGTSPVHIHKSKSEHKHAIFVLGEQLAETMSEDVFSETGRVGARMEELAEENAD; encoded by the coding sequence ATGCATAAGGACGAACTCATACACTTACACTCGCTGATGGTTGAAGTCAGGAAGTATTTCGAGGAGAACGAGAACGTAGAGGGCAATCCCTTCGAGGACTACGACTCTCTCGGTACGAGCCCCGTACATATTCACAAGTCGAAGTCCGAACACAAACACGCCATCTTCGTTCTGGGTGAACAGCTCGCAGAGACCATGTCAGAGGACGTATTCTCCGAGACAGGACGTGTCGGCGCGCGAATGGAGGAGCTCGCCGAGGAGAACGCTGACTGA